AATTTGGCATTCTGAGTAAAAAATGATGCAAATTGACTAACAGAGCTTCCAAAAAAATTGTTAATCATACTTTTCATTTCCATCGAAAAATATTGCGCTTTATCAATCTTGGGAAAATATTCCCGCGAATTGCCGTACAATTCGTAACCTACAAAATCTTTGTTTTGCATTCTTTTCAGCAAAGTTGCGATGGTTGTCGTCGCTGGTTTGGGCTCAGGAAAAGCTTCTATCAAATCTTTCATAAAGACTTTTTCTTTCTCCCAAAGAATTTGCATGACTTCTTTTTCTGCTTCAGTTAATTTTAGTTTCATTCTACAATCAATTAATCAACTCTACAAATGTAGAACTAATTTTTATTTTACCAAATATTTTATACTTAACTTTGAAAAAAATTAAAAAATGAGTTTGAAAATTGATGTTGCAAAAATTAATGAAATAGATGCGCTAATGCCGATGATGAAAGACTTTTATGCCATTGATAATTATCCTTTTGATACAGAATTAACCCGCAAAAATTTTGAAATTTTCATCAACAATTCCAATTTGGGACAATGTTTTTTATTAAAAGACGACAGTGGAATAGTGGGTTATATGATTCTCAATTTTCTCTTCAGTTTTGAATTTGGTGGCATGATGTGTTTCCTAGACGAACTCTATGTAAAACCCGAAGCACAAGGTAAAAAATATGGGGGAAAAGCTGTAGAATTTGCACAGAATTTTGCGAAAGAAAAAGATTTAAAAATGATGTTCCTAGAAATCGAAAATCATAACGAACGCGCCATGCATTTATACAAAAAACTAGGATTCGAGATGCATAAAAGAAGTATTATGACCTACGAAACCTAATTGTTTTTTTAAAAAAATTAGTTCAAAATATCGTTAATCTTAGGATATTCTGATATTTTTTTGAATACAAAACGCTGACTTTCTTGTAATTTTTGGATAAACAAATCCAATTCTTTAACCGAAACTTCATCATCCAAATATTGATCATGTGTTAACAAAACCAAATGTCGTGGTGTTTTTTCAAGATCATTGTAAAAAATACTATCGACTTTTTTAATCATTTCTGCATGATTATTTTTCAGCTTCATATCAGCAGTTGCGCGCCATTCGAGATCCCAACCAACCAATTTGAAGCCAGCACTTTGCAATTTGTCCGCAGCTTTTGTTGATGATTTTATATCCGTCGCTGTTACACCGTTAATTCTCCAAATATTACGACCGGGCGTTCTGGCAATGGGATTAAGAAGTTTCAGACTATCACGTAGAATTTTAAAATCCTGAACCACAACTTCTGGATTACGATAAAATTTGGAATATTTATTATTGGCGTGACTGTAACTGTGGTTCGCAATTTCTATCAAAGAATCTTGTTGCAAATCGTAAAAATCATCCATTTGTTTTTGGCTTCCGACAATATGCTTTCCAACAACAAAAGACGTTGCTACAACCTGATGTTTGTTAAGAATTGTCATCAAATTTTTTGTACCACGATTGGGGCCATCATCAAAAGTAAGATAGATAGAACGCTTGTCAGAATCCTCATTTTTTAATAAATCAATATCTTCAACTTTGGGGACATTTTTCTCAGTTAGTGGTTTGACTTTTAACTGTTCAAAAGTATTAAAATCTTCAGCTTCTTTTTTGCAAGAACTAAAGACAATTGCACTGGCGAAAGTCAACACAACAGAACCTAAAAAGACTTTATAAAAAGACCTTTTAGAAGAAAAATGCTTCATAAAATTAATGGGAATTAAATTGTTAAAAAATGTTAATTAATCTTAAAACCTCATAACAATTTGAGTGCCATATTTTCTTAAAATTACTTTTTTGTGGGAAAATAATTTTTAAATTTTTCCATTCCTTCTGTTGCTGAGGTTTTAAAACAATTTTCTTTGTTTTTAAACATTGAAAAATCCAAATTTGGATCAATCACAAAAATATCGCAATTCTCTGGAACATAATGTACCAACCCAGCTGCAGGATAGACTTGCAAAGAGGTTCCGACAACCAAGAAAACATCTGCATTAGAAGCAATTTCTTTGGCATTATCCATTTCGGGAACCATTTCTCCAAACCATACAATATGCGGTCTCAACTGTATGCCATTTTCGTCCAAATCACCAAGATGCAAATCGTCTTCCCAAACTATCGCATCGGTTTCCGAATTGACTGGTCTGGCTTTGCGAAGTTCGCCATGCAAATGCATGACTTTGGAAGAACCTGCGCGCTCATGCAAATCATCAACATTTTGGGTGATAATATAAACATCAAAATCATCTTCTAACTCAGCTAGAATCTGGTGTGCTTTGTTAGGTTTAACTTCTTTGAGTTGTCTGCGTCTAAGATTATAAAATTCCAAAACCAATTCAGGATTTCTCGCAAAACCTTCAGGACTTGCTACCTCTTCGATAGGGTGATTTTCCCACAAACCATTGGCATCTCGAAAAGTTGAAATTCCGCTTTCAGCACTAATTCCGGCACCCGATAAAACGACTAATTTTTTCTTCATCTTAAAACTGATTTTGACGTTTAAAATATAAAAAACGTGTTGATAAACTAAACAAGCTTTTACAAAGGTCTTCACTCTCGATTCTTGACTCTTATTTCACTTCCAAATTGACACCATTCAATCGTAGAGAATTCAAAATTACTGAAAGTGAGCTGAAACTCATCGCAGCAGCAGCTATCATTGGGGATAATAAAATCCCGAAGAAAGGGTAGAGCAGTCCAGCAGCTAAAGGAATTCCTAAGACATTGTAGATAAACGCAAAAAATAGATTTTCTTTGATGTTTTTCAAGAGTTTTTCACTCAATCTTTTTGCTTTTGCAACACCAAGGATATCGCCTTTTAACAAAGTAATTTCCGCACTTTCCATCGCAACATCGGTTCCTGTTCCCATGGCAATTCCGATATTGGATTGTGCAAGAGCTGGAGCATCGTTGATTCCATCACCCGTCATCGCTACAATTTTTCCTTCAGATTGAAGTTTTTTCACTTCATTCAATTTGTCTTGAGGAAGGCAATTCGCTTGATAATGTCTAATTCCAAGTGCATCTGCAACGGCTTTTGCAGTATGTTCGTTATCCCCCGTCATCATCATAATATCTACACCATCATTTAGAAGAAATTCTATAGCTTTTTTGGATGTTTCTTTTATTTTATCCGTAAAACTTACAAATCCTAAAACCTGATTTCCCTCCGCAACATAAGAAATAGTGTGTGCTTTAGATTGCACTTCTGTCGCTTTTTGTTTTAAACTTTCGGGAATTGAAATTTGATGAGAACTTAAAAGACTTTCGTTTCCTAAAAATACTTTTTTTCCATTGATATTTCCTTGAACACCTTTCCCAGAAACGTTTTCAAAGTTTTGAACTTTTTCGATATGAATATTTTCTTCTTTGGCTTTCTTTAAAACCGCATTAGAAAGTGGATGCTCAGAATTTTGATTGAGGGAAGCTGCTAACTGAAGAATATGAGTTGGATGTACATTTTCTAAAGTTTCAATATGTTCCAAAGATGGTTTTCCTTCGGTTAAAGTTCCTGTTTTATCGGTAATTAAAACATTTACTTTATTCATTTGTTCAAGAGCTTCGGCATTTTTAATCAGAATACCATTTTTGGCGCCTTTTCCAATTCCCACCATCAAAGACATTGGCGTTGCTAAACCCAAAGCGCACGGACAAGCGACAATTAAAACGGCAACCGCATTTACAAAAGCGAACAAGGTTTTCTGAGCTTCTGGACCGAAAATTTGCCATAAAATAAAGGTCAAAATAGCCACCGCAATTACCGTTGGAACAAATATTTTTGAAACTTTATCCGTTAATTTCTGAATAGGTGCTTTACTTCTGCTGGCTTCGTTCACCATTTTTATAATTTGAGAAAGCAAAGTTTCATCACCTACCTTTTCAGCTTTCATTAAGAAGACTTGGTTTCCGTTGATGGTTCCAGAAGTTACTTTATCATTTTCATTTTTCTCAACAGGAATAGGCTCTCCCGTAATCATAGATTCATCAATGGAGGAATTTCCTTCCATAATTTTACCATCTACAGGAATTTTTTCACCTGGTTTTACTTTTAAAATATCTCCAATTTTCACTTGATCTAAAGCCACTCTTCTTTCGGAATCTCCTTCCACCAAAGTAGCTTCATCAGGAGAAAGATTCATGAGTTCTTCAATGGCTTTACCCGTTTTTTTATGAGCCATGGCTTCCATCCACTGTCCAAGAATTACCAAAGTTAAAATAACACAAACTGCCTCAAAATAGAGTGGGATATTGCCATCGTGACCTTTTATTTCATGCGGAATCATATTGGGGAAAGCCAATGCAAAAATGCTGAATATAAATGCTGCAGCCACTCCCAAAGCAATTAAACTAAACATATTGAGGTTCCAAGTTTTAAAGGAAATCCAACCTCTTTTCATGAGAAACCAACCCGAATAAAATAAAACTGGAAGCGTTAAAAGAAGCTCTATATAAGCTTGAACATGGTGTGAAAATGGGAAATCTATCCACATTCCGCCCATCGACAAAATGAAAACAGGAAGTGTAAACGCCAAAGAAATCCAGAATTTTCGTTTTAGAATATTATAAGTTTCATCTTCAGAAATGCTATTTTTCTCTGGAATTTTCACCAAATCCATTCCGCAAATAGGGCAACTTCCAGGTTCATCACTCAAAATTTCTGGATGCATCGGACAAGTATATTGGGCTTTTTTCTTTTCGGGATATTTCACTAAATCCATCCCACAAACCGGACAACCCACATTAGAATCATAAACTTTGTCGCCCTCGCAATACATGGGACAATAATATTTTCCAGCTTGATCGTTATTGGTTATCGGTTGTTGGTTGTTGGTTGTTGGATGATTGGGATGGGAATGCTCGTCTTGATTCTTGGCTCTTGATTCTTGATTCTTTTCCTCAATAGGAACCAAATACATTTTACAAACGGGACATCTTTCACCTTGTTTGAAATACACTTTTTCGCCCTCACATTCCATTGGACAATAATAAACCGACGATGGAGAAACACGATCTTGAGGTTTTACAAAACTTTGATCTTTATTATTAGGATCTTGAAGTTTATAATTTCCAACTTTTGAAAGCGCTTCATTAAATTCTTCCAGCGTGAAATCTCTGTGTCCATGAATCACTGCTTCATTTTTTTCTAAGTTGACATCAGCGTGAATTCCATCTATATTATTAAGCGTTTCAGTGATTTTTTTCTGGCAGCCAGAGCAAGTCATTCCCAAAACTTCATATGTACGTTCCATAATCCTTGATTTTACAACACAAAATTGCTGAATGTAAATTGTAGTTTGTTATAAATTTAAGGAAAAGATGTATAGAATTTGGACTTTAGACAAAATTAATTCATAGCTTAAAACTCATCAAGTCCTTTTCTGTTATGATTTTTCAGTTTTTTAAATTCTGTTGGAGTAAAACCTGTATTGTTTTTGAATTGAGTTGAAAGATGCTGAACACTTTTGTAGCCCAGTTTTCCAGCGATTTCTGTTAAAGTAAATTCATTGTAGAGCAGGAGTTCTTTTACTTTTTCTATTTTTTGAAGAATAAAATATTGCTCGAGGGTTATATTTTCATTTTGAGAAAAATTCTTGGAAAGAGCGCTATAATCCCTATGCAAATTGCTACTTAAAAATTCTGACAAAAGAAAATCTTCATCCACATCCAACTCACTGATTTTTTGAATAATAAGCGTTTTAATTTTATCATTCAATTGAAGTACAGCATCTTTTATATGCTCAAAACCAGATTGTTCTAGTTTTTTCTCTAATTCTTTAAGTTGAATTTCAGAAAATGATTTTTTTGTTTTTACTTCGCCCAATTTTATTTCATCAACTGGAATATTTAATTCAGAAAAAATGCCTTTTACTGCAGCAACACAACGATTGCAGACCATATTTTTGATGAAAATTTGCATGAACTATTTTATTTAGGCTTAAAAGTATAAAAAATATAATAGCTGATAATAATATTCTAGAAAAAAAACATATCTTTGCACCCGAATTACATAATAATCATTAAATAATATTGGAATGTATTTAACAACAGAAAAGAAAGCGGAAATTTTCGCAAAACATGGTAAGTCAGCTACAGATACTGGTAGCGCAGAAGGGCAAATCGCATTGTTCACTTACAGAATTAATCATTTATCTCAACACTTAAAAGCTAATCACAAAGATTTCAACACAGAGAGATCTCTAGTGAAATTGGTAGGTAAGAGAAAAAGATTATTAGATTATCTTAAGAAAGTTGAAATCGCAAGATATAGAGCGATTATCGCTGAACTTGGAATTAGAAAATAATTCTCAGTCAAAAAGACAAACGAAAGCAACTCCAAAAGGGTTGCTTTTTTTATTGATATTAGTATTGATTGCTTTTTTAATAATTAACTTTGCAATCAGAAAAAACGAAGTATGAAGCTAACAGAAGAAAATCAAGAAAAAATTTCGGCATTAGAAAAAATTGCTAATGGCACAATGTGGTGGATTGGCTCAATCCCCTCATTAATAGTTCATACGATTTTCTTTTTATTATGTTTTGCCTTACCAGTTTTTGGCATTGTTGATTGGGACCACATGTTATTGGTTTTAACGACTTTATTATCTTTAGAAGCGATTTATTTAGCAATTTTTATTCAAATGTCTGTTAATAAAAGTTCAGAAAATATAGAGGTTCTGAGAGAAGATGTTGAAGAAATCCAAGAAGATATTGACGAAATCCAAGAAGATATCGAAGAAATTAGCGAAGATATTGAAGATATCAGCGAAGACATAGAAGAAATTAATGAAGATATCGACGAAATCCAAGAAGATATTGAAGAGATAAATGACGAAGATGACGAAGACCACAGCGAACGTGCCAGAGCCGTCATGTTGAAAAGCAAAGTTTCCTCTAACCGTTACGAAATCAAACAATTACGAGACAAAATAAAAGAGCTCGAACATCTTATTGAAATTATAAAAGAAAAAGAAGAGGAAGATTAATAATCGTTTGGTAATTATTAAAATTAATTTGTTACTAAATTGATATTTCTTTAATTGTCTCATATTAAAATTCCTTCTTTATCAAATTAACAAATTCCCATAAATTCCGTATCTTTGCCCACGAAAATTTAAAGAGTTTAAATATTAAAACACTCAATACGGAGTGTAAAACAAAATTAATTTATGAGTGCACCACAAGCAATCACAGAGCTAATTACTCTTGCAGACGGAAGAGAAATTACGCTTGAAACAGGTAAATTGGCGAAACAAGCCGACGGTTCTGTAGTCGTAAAACTAGGCGGAACAATGCTAATGGCAACGGTTGTAGCCAACAAAGAAGCTAACCCTGGCGTTGACTTTTTACCATTAACAGTAGATTACAGAGAAAAATTCTATGCAGGAGGTAAAATTCCTGGAAACTTCTTCAGAAGAGAAGCGAGACCATCCGATCAAGAAATTTTGACAATGCGTTTGGTAGATAGAGTTTTGAGACCTTTATTCCCTGAAGATTTCCACGCAGAAGTTCAGGTGATGATTTCCCTAATTTCTTACGATGGACAAACAATTCCTGATGATTTAGCTGGTTTAGCAGCTTCTGCAGCTATCGCAATCACCGATATCCCTTTCAATGGACCAATGTCTGAGGTAAGAGTGGTAAAATTAGACGGAAAACTTTCTATCAACCCTAAATATGAAGATTTAGCCAACGCTGAATTGGATATTATGGTGGGAGCAACAAAATCTTCAATCGTAATGGTAGAAGGTGAAATGAAAGAAATTTCTGAGCAAGAAATGTTAGAAGCTATTCAGTTTGCGCACAAAGAAATCATCAATCAAATTGAAGCTCAAGAAAGATTAGCTGCGAAAGTAGGCAAAGCTTTCCCAAAAAGAGAATATAACCACGAAACTCACGATGAAGAAATTCGTGAAAAAGTGTGGAAAGAAACTTACGATAAAGTTTATGAAGTAGCTAAAACGCCTTCTGCAAAAGAAGAAAGAGCGGAAAACTTCAAAGCTGTTCTTAATGATTTCTTAGCTCAATATACAGACGAAGAAGAATTAGAAAGAGTAACACCTTTCGTTAAAGTATATTACCACGATGTGGAAAAAGAAGCGATGCGTCAAATGATTTTGAACGAAAAAGTTCGTCTTGATGGTCGTGATCCACAAACGATTCGTCCAATTTGGTCAGAAATCGATTATCTTCCAGGAGCTCACGGTTCTGCCATCTTTACAAGAGGAGAAACTCAGTCTTTAACAGCTGTAACTTTAGGTTCTATTAAAGATGCTAACATGGTGGACAGCGTAATTACTAACCACGACGAAAAATTCTTCCTTCATTATAATTTCCCTCCATTCTCAACAGGTGAAGCTCGTCCGTTAAGAGGAACTTCAAGAAGAGAAGTTGGACATGGTAACTTGGCTCAAAGAGCTTTAGCAAACATGATTCCTGAAGAAAATCCTTACACCATTCGTGTAGTTTCTGATATTTTAGAATCTAACGGTTCATCTTCAATGGCAACCGTTTGTGCAGGAACATTAGCATTGATGGATGCAGGGGTTCAAATTAAAAAACCTGTTTCTGGTATCGCAATGGGATTAATTACGGATGAAAAATCAGGAAAATTCACGGTTCTTTCAGATATTTTAGGAGATGAAGATCACTTGGGAGATATGGACTTTAAAGTAACTGGAACAGAAGACGGAATTACGGCTTGTCAAATGGATATCAAAATCCAAGGTCTTTCTATGGATATTATGGAACAAGCTTTAATGCAAGCAAAAGACGGAAGATTACATATTTTAAATAAAATCACGCAAACCATTGCTGAACCAAGAGAAGATGTGAAACCTCACGCTCCGAAAATGGTGATGATGGAAATTCCTAAAGATTTCATCGGCGCAGTAATCGGACCTGGTGGAAAAATCATTCAGCAAATGCAGAAAGATACAGATACAGTAATCGCTATTGAAGAAGTTGGTGAAATCGGACGTATCGAGATTTCTGGTGTTGACAGAGAGAAAATCAATGCTGCAGTTGCGAAAATCAACGAAATTACCTTCGTACCAGTTGTCGGTGAAGTTTACAAAGGAAAAGTTGTAAAAGTAATGGATTTTGGTGCTTTCGTAGCGATTGCTAAAGGTACTGAAGGTCTTCTTCACATTTCTGAAATCGAATGGAAGCGTCTGGACAAAGTTCCTTACGCTGAAGGTGATGAAGTTGAAGTGAAATTCATGGGTTACGATGATCGTAAGAAAATGAAACTTTCAAGAAAAGTTTTGTTGCCAAGACCACCAAGACCAGAACAAAAGCCAAAAGCTGAAAACACTGAAGCTCCAGTTCAAAACAATAATCAAGAGCCACAAGCTTAACAATAGAAAACCATCGCATTTGCGGTGGTTTTTTTATGAGCATTGCAGTGTTTAGTTTTTGGCGCGGCGGCGAAGCCGCCGCGCCAAAAAACTAAACTATAATTACGAGAACAATTTATAAATACAAACTATTTCTGATATCAAATAAAATTTTTTCAGCTTTTTTTAAATCTGGATAATTTGGAAGATTTGAAAATTGATGCAAATTATTCATTTTCAAAATTAATTCATCAGCATATTCTAAAAGTTCATCATAAGAACGATTTCCTGCTTTAATGTCTAATAATTCA
This genomic stretch from Chryseobacterium sp. POL2 harbors:
- a CDS encoding BlaI/MecI/CopY family transcriptional regulator; the encoded protein is MKLKLTEAEKEVMQILWEKEKVFMKDLIEAFPEPKPATTTIATLLKRMQNKDFVGYELYGNSREYFPKIDKAQYFSMEMKSMINNFFGSSVSQFASFFTQNAKLSQEELKELREMIDKKIENPKS
- a CDS encoding GNAT family N-acetyltransferase; the encoded protein is MSLKIDVAKINEIDALMPMMKDFYAIDNYPFDTELTRKNFEIFINNSNLGQCFLLKDDSGIVGYMILNFLFSFEFGGMMCFLDELYVKPEAQGKKYGGKAVEFAQNFAKEKDLKMMFLEIENHNERAMHLYKKLGFEMHKRSIMTYET
- a CDS encoding polysaccharide deacetylase family protein codes for the protein MKHFSSKRSFYKVFLGSVVLTFASAIVFSSCKKEAEDFNTFEQLKVKPLTEKNVPKVEDIDLLKNEDSDKRSIYLTFDDGPNRGTKNLMTILNKHQVVATSFVVGKHIVGSQKQMDDFYDLQQDSLIEIANHSYSHANNKYSKFYRNPEVVVQDFKILRDSLKLLNPIARTPGRNIWRINGVTATDIKSSTKAADKLQSAGFKLVGWDLEWRATADMKLKNNHAEMIKKVDSIFYNDLEKTPRHLVLLTHDQYLDDEVSVKELDLFIQKLQESQRFVFKKISEYPKINDILN
- a CDS encoding SIR2 family NAD-dependent protein deacylase, which translates into the protein MKKKLVVLSGAGISAESGISTFRDANGLWENHPIEEVASPEGFARNPELVLEFYNLRRRQLKEVKPNKAHQILAELEDDFDVYIITQNVDDLHERAGSSKVMHLHGELRKARPVNSETDAIVWEDDLHLGDLDENGIQLRPHIVWFGEMVPEMDNAKEIASNADVFLVVGTSLQVYPAAGLVHYVPENCDIFVIDPNLDFSMFKNKENCFKTSATEGMEKFKNYFPTKK
- a CDS encoding heavy metal translocating P-type ATPase — encoded protein: MERTYEVLGMTCSGCQKKITETLNNIDGIHADVNLEKNEAVIHGHRDFTLEEFNEALSKVGNYKLQDPNNKDQSFVKPQDRVSPSSVYYCPMECEGEKVYFKQGERCPVCKMYLVPIEEKNQESRAKNQDEHSHPNHPTTNNQQPITNNDQAGKYYCPMYCEGDKVYDSNVGCPVCGMDLVKYPEKKKAQYTCPMHPEILSDEPGSCPICGMDLVKIPEKNSISEDETYNILKRKFWISLAFTLPVFILSMGGMWIDFPFSHHVQAYIELLLTLPVLFYSGWFLMKRGWISFKTWNLNMFSLIALGVAAAFIFSIFALAFPNMIPHEIKGHDGNIPLYFEAVCVILTLVILGQWMEAMAHKKTGKAIEELMNLSPDEATLVEGDSERRVALDQVKIGDILKVKPGEKIPVDGKIMEGNSSIDESMITGEPIPVEKNENDKVTSGTINGNQVFLMKAEKVGDETLLSQIIKMVNEASRSKAPIQKLTDKVSKIFVPTVIAVAILTFILWQIFGPEAQKTLFAFVNAVAVLIVACPCALGLATPMSLMVGIGKGAKNGILIKNAEALEQMNKVNVLITDKTGTLTEGKPSLEHIETLENVHPTHILQLAASLNQNSEHPLSNAVLKKAKEENIHIEKVQNFENVSGKGVQGNINGKKVFLGNESLLSSHQISIPESLKQKATEVQSKAHTISYVAEGNQVLGFVSFTDKIKETSKKAIEFLLNDGVDIMMMTGDNEHTAKAVADALGIRHYQANCLPQDKLNEVKKLQSEGKIVAMTGDGINDAPALAQSNIGIAMGTGTDVAMESAEITLLKGDILGVAKAKRLSEKLLKNIKENLFFAFIYNVLGIPLAAGLLYPFFGILLSPMIAAAAMSFSSLSVILNSLRLNGVNLEVK
- a CDS encoding helix-turn-helix domain-containing protein translates to MQIFIKNMVCNRCVAAVKGIFSELNIPVDEIKLGEVKTKKSFSEIQLKELEKKLEQSGFEHIKDAVLQLNDKIKTLIIQKISELDVDEDFLLSEFLSSNLHRDYSALSKNFSQNENITLEQYFILQKIEKVKELLLYNEFTLTEIAGKLGYKSVQHLSTQFKNNTGFTPTEFKKLKNHNRKGLDEF
- the rpsO gene encoding 30S ribosomal protein S15, translated to MYLTTEKKAEIFAKHGKSATDTGSAEGQIALFTYRINHLSQHLKANHKDFNTERSLVKLVGKRKRLLDYLKKVEIARYRAIIAELGIRK
- a CDS encoding DUF1003 domain-containing protein, which translates into the protein MKLTEENQEKISALEKIANGTMWWIGSIPSLIVHTIFFLLCFALPVFGIVDWDHMLLVLTTLLSLEAIYLAIFIQMSVNKSSENIEVLREDVEEIQEDIDEIQEDIEEISEDIEDISEDIEEINEDIDEIQEDIEEINDEDDEDHSERARAVMLKSKVSSNRYEIKQLRDKIKELEHLIEIIKEKEEED
- a CDS encoding polyribonucleotide nucleotidyltransferase, with amino-acid sequence MSAPQAITELITLADGREITLETGKLAKQADGSVVVKLGGTMLMATVVANKEANPGVDFLPLTVDYREKFYAGGKIPGNFFRREARPSDQEILTMRLVDRVLRPLFPEDFHAEVQVMISLISYDGQTIPDDLAGLAASAAIAITDIPFNGPMSEVRVVKLDGKLSINPKYEDLANAELDIMVGATKSSIVMVEGEMKEISEQEMLEAIQFAHKEIINQIEAQERLAAKVGKAFPKREYNHETHDEEIREKVWKETYDKVYEVAKTPSAKEERAENFKAVLNDFLAQYTDEEELERVTPFVKVYYHDVEKEAMRQMILNEKVRLDGRDPQTIRPIWSEIDYLPGAHGSAIFTRGETQSLTAVTLGSIKDANMVDSVITNHDEKFFLHYNFPPFSTGEARPLRGTSRREVGHGNLAQRALANMIPEENPYTIRVVSDILESNGSSSMATVCAGTLALMDAGVQIKKPVSGIAMGLITDEKSGKFTVLSDILGDEDHLGDMDFKVTGTEDGITACQMDIKIQGLSMDIMEQALMQAKDGRLHILNKITQTIAEPREDVKPHAPKMVMMEIPKDFIGAVIGPGGKIIQQMQKDTDTVIAIEEVGEIGRIEISGVDREKINAAVAKINEITFVPVVGEVYKGKVVKVMDFGAFVAIAKGTEGLLHISEIEWKRLDKVPYAEGDEVEVKFMGYDDRKKMKLSRKVLLPRPPRPEQKPKAENTEAPVQNNNQEPQA